The Lolium rigidum isolate FL_2022 chromosome 1, APGP_CSIRO_Lrig_0.1, whole genome shotgun sequence region ATCAGCAGTTAATGCGCCATTTAACATGGATTCCAGGGCCTCTATGGCACGGGTACAAAGCTTCTGAACTGCAGCACCTACAGGAAGACGGTCAACAATTCCCCAACCCTTATAAGAAGTTGCGCAAATAAATTCATAAGATCTTTTTTAATAACCTCTCAAAATTATTTGTACAACTCAGCTGGAAACCCGTAGCTTTATTAAGTTCCATCTTAGAAATAGCATCGAAAACCTCTTTCTCACTGTGAGAATAAGGTTTTTCTCGTGAGAGAGTTGAGGTATATCGTCGCTAAATCCTCTCTCATAGCAAAATTACTTTTCGTGAGAGCCCCAAGAAATTTCTTATAATACTCAAGTCATATAAACTTTCAGATTTTTCTCGCCTACAATTGGCCCTTCGTCTTGTTTTAATTGATAAATTTTCTTTCTCCTATGTTTTCCATTTGCAATTAGGTGGAAATATCTCGTATTATTTACTCCTTCTTGCATGTGTTTAACTTTTGCCCGCTGAGTCCATTTAGCTTCCTCGTCTCGTCttgacactaatatagatgtacctagacatattttagttgtagatatatatattttagaagtaatatggatcggagagtAATAAAAATCAGACATCTGATTTCTATCAAAACCGAAAAATAGAAGTGTGGCATTCTAACGCGACGAAAGTCCAGGCTTAGTCAAGTTTCGGTCAAACGCAAGCTCACCAACCGAtacgtgtcttgctttcgaccgCCAATGGCGGCAAACCGGCCAGCAACGAGACCAGCAGCGCGCAGGATCAGGAAGCAGCGACCATGGCGACCCCATTGGACACCTCCTCGAGCACCCTTTGGGGCACTCTGAGCCAGGCCTCCAGCGTGGCGCAGCTGATCGGCGTGGACGCGCTCGGGCTGGTCTCCATGGTTGTGCAGGCAGCCCTGGCGGCGCGGCGCCACCGGGACGCCTGCGTGCGGCTGGCGCAGCACGTGGAGCTCGTCGGCGGCCTTCTCGGTGAGCTGGAGCTCGCAGAGCTGATGCGGCGGGAGGCCACCAGGCGGCCGCTCGAGCAGCTCGGCGCCGTGCTGCGGCGGTGCTATGCGCTCGTCAGCGCGTGCCAGGACTGCGGCTACCTCCGCCGCCTGCTCCTGGGCGCGCGGATGGCCGACGAGCTCCGCGCTGCGCAGCACGAGATCGACATGTTCATCCGCCTCATCCCGCTCATCGCCCTTGTGGACAATTCTACAGATAATCGCCGTGCCAAGGTACCCATGGTTCAGCTTCTGCTTGGTTCGTATATTAGTTTTGTAGAATTGAAGCTTACGATGTCTGAGACTGAGGGGGCAAATGATTTAAATTCGATTGGAGTGATGAAACTGATCTGTTTGAGTGATCCTGGGAATTGGGCATCTGAATTTGAGaccaattgcaaaaaaaaaaaaaaaaaaaaaaaaaacatcaaattTGTTACTCCCATGAATTTAGTAATTCTGATTTCATAGGGTGGTTCGCGCTTTATAATAAGGCTAGCCTCAACCACATAATCTGTGCTCGTCGATTTACATCAATAATATTTGTCAgttttgctatctttgcctagcagGCTGATGAAAGGGTGGTCAGTGTAGTCACACATAGTTCAAATCGTCACGTCAGGTCAGATAATTTTCATTATGTAGTTTATTACATTTTAAACATTCGTCCTATATTCGCGCAAAAATAGTGAGTATTGCTCGTGTACTAATGTATGGTTACAAAGAAATGTACTCCATCCATcccaaaataagtgactcaactgaCGCAttcttagtgtgtagatacatcggtATCCAAAAAAGGTGGAGTCAGTTATTTTGAGACGCAGGGAGTATCAATATTGAATCGAAAGGTGTACTTGCTTATTTTGATCAAATAGCAATGTGGAAGGTTAACCACTGTGTATGCTGACATAGTGATCAGTGACAAGAATATTAGATGATTCATTACCATACTTGGTTGACTAGTGACTACCGCTTGATCTAGATCATAGAAGTTGTTCTGGTTTGGAGCTGGTGCTACAACCTATAAAATATATGTATATTATGCATGTGTAATGTAGATGTACAACGGATCAATCAGCTTAACATTGAAATATGAGTTTGTTTACCTAAATATATACTACATGCTTCAACAAATTTGTAGTACATTTGTCGATAAGCATGATGTTTTTCTTCTTAAAATGAACTGGTGTGATGCTTAAGTTATTTAAATGTGCCCTAAATCCGTCAGTTTTGCAGACTAGATTGTATTAATTTTGCCACTTTTTAGGACTGTTAAAACCATTTGTAGGTGACATGTCGATATAGTAATGGTGAGATATACCTTATTTTAGGTTTTCAACAAGAGCTTTGGAGTTCACTGAAGCACGCGTGCAGCGAGGTACTGAACTTTGCAATGTTGGAGATCAACCATTTGCAGGTAAGCAGTTACTTCTAATGGATTTCCCATCTACTCAGGGATGGAAACTAATAGACTGAAGTTTCAGGTCAAAGTTATTTTCTTCAGTTATTTCAGAATTGGTTTGTCATTTCGATGTACATTGCAATACCCAGCGGCTCAGGTTTTTGATATATTGCACAGGGAATAAAAATTGTCCATCTAATTGATTTTGATATTTATTTTTCTCATGCAAAACGTTCATGAGTAAACATCACGGCACTACATAGACTTCAACTGTGGTCAAATAGAATAAGCACATGTTTTGAACTAGCACTAGCTAATGGGAATAAACATATCTTGAGGATACAGACCTTCAAATTACTGAATATACAATTTTATATTGAGAAGTTCCTTTTCGGCACACAGTTACTCCAGTTAGTAACCACATGAAAAATATGAGTTGAGTAATACAAATGTCATCAATACATTTCATGACTTCTTGTATCACAATCTCCATTTTCTTGTAAGATGGCGCTCTTGTACATGGAAGTCCCTAATGACGGAATGTCGATGACCAGTGCAACAAACAGTGGATCATTTTCTCCATAATTTTGTATCCTCTTAGTCATGCCAATACTTTTGCAATCCCATTGATGACAATGATACACTATCATGACTCTCAGTAATATCGGACCTTCAAGAACAGAAAGTCTTTGACATTGAAGAACTTGTGGAGCTTTGCACTAGTATAGAAGAGGCTTGCGTGGGATTCTCAAAGTTCAGTTTCTTTCAGATCGTGGATGCTACAGATAATTTCTCAGAGAAGGCAATAAttgggtgtggtggatttggtacaGTTTACAAGGTAAATATCAGCTAACATACGAAGCAACTAACTATGGGATGCCTGTCTTCCTTACCATTCCAATAAAGCATTGATTTCTGTTGAGACACTGTTATCTGAACTACCTAAGTAACAATTTCAGGGTCAGTTACCTGATGGAGTTATGGTTGCAATTAAACGGCTTGATGAGCATGCAACAATATTTGATTTCAAAAGTGAATTGCAGCTTGCAAAGCTTCAGCATACCAATCTGGTTAGGTTATTAGGGTGGTCCATTCATGGGAAAGAAAGGATTTTAGTCTATACGCTCATCCAAAATGGTTCCTTGGACCGTTACATATCTGGTACGTTTTCCCTTACTGGAGTTAATTTTCAAGCGTGTCTCATTTCATTCGTGCTCCCTCCTTTTCAAAATAGGTGTCCATTAAGCCTctccattttttttttcaaattactgGTCTTTTTACACTTCCGATGCAACTTTTTTGTCGATAAAAGGCCTTTATTTCTTTAAAGGTTTAAGCACTCCTGATGCAactttagtttttttttggagcaaccggcagcaCTGCCTTTTCATTGTCTTCCAAGTAGCTTCTCTTACTCTTGGATGCCTTGCTTTGGAGAGTAAAGAGAGGCAATATAGTGATCTTGTGGAAAAAGAGATGGGCAGTCTACATTTCAGCGACACTCTTAATTATTGTGTCCAACAATAGATAGGCGCTTATATAAAAAAGAAGGGagtagtaaaaaaaaaatttcgacATGTAAAGGGAGTAGTAAATATGTACATGAATTCACAATGTCTACAATTGAGAGGAAGAGTGAAAGGCTACAAAAGCTCTAGGCCTCTATCTTCACCTGATTGTTTGTTGCTCGAATGATGATCGATTTTGAACCTATTATAGTTTTTTTTATTGCAGAACAGAAATTGCAGTTCATATTTCTAAAGGATAATCATTCTTTGAACATTTTGCAGATATAACAAAAAGGCCATTGCTAGACTGGTCTAAGCGACTCAAGATAATTACAGGGTTAGCAGAGGGCCTTGTTTACCTGCACAAAGGCTCCATGTTCTGGATCGTTCATAGAGACTTGAAACCACATAATATCCTCTTGGATCGCAACATGAACCCAAAAATTACTGATTTTGGATCAGCTACAGCACTGAGTTCATACGCAGCAGAAGAGCATACAAGCAGGGTCGTGGGCACTTGGTATGAGCTGCCTGATATATCAATCTTGTTAGATGACATCATTTGTGTTAAGATGTTCTAATATTACAGTCTTGACCTCTCTTTTTTCACCCTTCAGTGGTTACAAAGCTCCAGAGTATGCATCTAGAGGAGTTTACTCAATGAAGACAGATGTGTTCAGCTTCGGCGTCTTGGTTCTGGTGATCATTAGCGGGCGTAAGAATACCATACTCGACAAGCGAGGGGATACTGTTGGTGATCTTGTACGAGATGTGAGTGAACATGCAACATTTCTTCTATGTTCATGATCATTATCTGTTGTATTTGGGCCATAAGAAGTATTTATGAATCAATCTACTTATAGTTCtcgtattcgcaaaaaaaaatctaCTTACAGTTCTTTAACGCCAAAATATTGAAAAACATTTCAGGCATGGCATATGTGGAACGAACAAAGGTTGCATGAGCTTGTGGACCGGACGTTAGGGAACAGATATGACATGGCTGAGATAACGCGATGCGGTCAGGTGGCACTGCTTTGTACTCACGAAGATCCATCAGATCGGCCCACCATGACAGATGTTGCTGCAATGCTAAACTCTGAAAGCATGAGCTTGCCAATGGAGCCTAAGATGCCTACCGCACTGAGTAAAGGTAGTCCTGGTGAAGACGCGGTATCAACATATATGGGCCAAACAAGCAGAACAATAGATATAACCATAACGAGTTCGGCTCCCATGTCGACTAGAGTTCAAATCATTCTAGACCCGGAGGTTtgatatgatgatgaacattCATTACCATATATTATGTAATGAAATGTAAGGATCATGGCCATTTTTCGGCTGAGATGGTGTACAAGATTACAGATAGATAAGTTAAGTTCTGTGAGTGCAAACAACATGTTTCTGTTGTAGTAGACTGATTACTTTAAAGTATTTCATCTTTTCCTATGTTATACTCCATGGCCAGTTTTTTTTCCGGAAAGGACCACCGATCAATTAATCATTATCAACAACAatacaaagaacagtaaaaataataaaaaaattacaaaaaaggtATTTGGACCACCTAGCGGAGATGCATGGGGCCGGTTATCCTCCATGTCCCAATAAAAAAAGGCCATTCCTGTCATTGTTTTCTTTACATGATCCTGGGAGGTTTGAttcgaaaataatattttttctcTTCATTTCAGTAGTATTACTATATATTTTCTGAATAGGGGACTTCTTTTTATAAACACGGTACAGATGCAAACGcttacatacacgcgcatacactcatctCTATGAATACTACTAGGAAAATCCTTATATGTAGGAATGTATTCTATGGCGCAGCTAAAAGTGCGTgctccacaaaaatatttctgtggcgcatagaaAAATATGCTCCATAGAAATTGTGGCTTTCTGTAGCGCATTTAGTactggtgcgccatagaattgtggctttctgtggcgcatgtggacgGGTGCGCCATAGAATCTCTATGGTGCACGCAAGGTCTAGTAATGCATAAGGACGAAGGGAATTCTGTGTTGCATCTGCCCATATGTTGCACATAAAGTCAAAATTATGTGGCGCCAACAAGAATACCTCCAGCCGTTTTAACAGCTGGCAACCAGTTCCAAGAGAATCTTCCCCCTGGATCTAGTTGTTGCAGCTGTAAACTAGAGAAATCCTCTTTTTTGGATTCAGAAAAGCAAATAATATCAGGGCATATCTCTCTAATGAGATCATGCACTCTGGTGAGCTTATCAGGCCTATTTAAGCCTCTAGGGTTCCAAATTAGAGCTACCACCATTTTTAAAAATCAACTTCCTTCTCCCCCTTTTCCTACTATGGACTAGTGTCCAAGGTTCATCTTCATCAAGTACATCACTAATGTAATCCTCCTGATCAGATAAAACCTCATTCCCATCCTCCAAACCTACCCTTAGTTCTTCCACAGATAGACTAATGTCCATAGGAAGAAAACAAGCAGGGTTAGATTTATGAAAATCATCAAGTCTATTTGTTTCAACCTCTTTAATCTTATTAATGACAGAATCATCATTCAGCTTTTTATGTCCCAGGCTAATGCCAGCAGCTTTTGCTTTATCAAATAAATTTTGATTATCAAGAGCAGCAAAAGAATTAGAAAAACATAAATCTTGTTACCTTTAGGAATTTCCAGATTTTTTGCATTCTTAATATCTTGAGCCTTTTCAATAGAAGtcttgccatctcttgaaattctAGAGCTCATTCTTGTAGCTTGCACATGTCCCCACTGCTTCTTCTCCTTCCAAACCACAGAAGGCATGGGAGGGTTAGGTTTGTTGGAGACCCTTTCACCACTCATCTCTTTAACACCCTCATTTTCTTCATCACTCTCAGCATCAAAGTGTTGAAGGATATTCTTCCCAATGTTATCCTCAGCATTCCTTATCACAAAAGCATTGTCAGCAGAGATGTGTGGCTCCTTGCCAAACACCTTATCTTGCACACTTGTCTCCAAACTCTATTGAGCAACAGATCTAGAGACACTCCTTCCACCAATAGGAGGGATGGAAGGATCTGTCTCCATCTTGCTATTGCTCCCACCAGTTTTGCTCTTATCCAAAGCCTTGAAGTCATCACCAAGTTCGGTGTCATCATCAATCTTGTCCCCTTCGTTACTGTGACcagggtcttcatcatcatcctcatccacatcaatagcttctccttcagcctccACAAGGAAATCAATCAGGAAGAAACATTGCTCCATTTCAAAAAGCTTGTTGGATGGAATTTTGAATTTGTCCCTTACAACCACCTTGACTCTTACTTCCGTATAGAAACTCCTGAAGATGACATGCCAATCAATGTTGACAAGCACACCTAGAGTAGTGGAGACTTGGCAAATTTTCTTTCATGTCAGCCACTTAGCAGGAATGCCAAGTATCTTGACCCAAACCTCTTGTAATTCCTCAAAAGGTTCTGCTTCACCTTCCCAATTCACAAAGTATATCACCACTCCTTCCTTCTTGAGATTAATGGAGGGGTATTCCACTAATTCCTTGATTCTCTTGCTAGGAGGAAACCTCACAAAGAACCTCTTAGCACCAAGAAGTCTGATTTGCCAGAACCAATTCACCTTCCACATTTTATTGAAACATTTCTCAAGCTCCTCAGCAGATATTTCTCCctctttgaccaccaccacccctACATTGTCCATATTCAGCCATTGAACTGCTTCTGGCCCTTCCACCTCCACATGAAAGAAACCCAGTCCAGGATTAGCACTCCCCCAATATTGGGCAGTAGGTAGAAGAGAGTACCATATCAGGCAAGTATCCATGTGATGCCCAGTTTTACTGCATCTTCTGATTCTGGTGCATAGACCTACATAATGACCAAGCTCTCCACAGTTGTAAGTAACATTCTAGAATTTGGGGTCCAGGATAGGTCCAGGACCACTAGCCACTGTCAGCAAATTGTTCCCATTCCTATCACCACTAGTCTTGGATCCATTAGAAGTAGTCCCTTTCTGATTCTTCTTCTTATTTTTATTACCACTAGATATTTGCTGTTGCTGTGAAGGGTTCATACTAGCACTGCTACCCTGGCTATTAGGTTGAGGAAGGCTGGGAGTAATACCCTGAGGCAGCATCATCATGGGGTTGAAACCAGCTGGGGGAATTTGCTGATTGCCAAAGAACTGCGACCACTGACTCATCGGCATATTCCACATATGGGGTTGCATCATTGGAAACATACCTTGCCCAGTCGTCCCCATCTGCTGCATCATGGGTTGGGGGAACTCACTTTTGAAACTCACTGGATCAGGAATGGCGCCAAGGAAGGTTGCATCCGCTTTTGCTGTCGTAGCTGCCGCTGGAggagcacggccaccaccagAACCACGGCCACCCGTACTTGAACTCATGACCTATAAATTATTTTTTGTAAACTAGTACATCCAAACCACCACGCTGTAGCTTCTTTCCTGTGCAACATGCACTTCTAAACAAATATAAAGGGTTACGTGAATTAGGGATGGACCTACAAATCAAATTCGTTTTTGCCCTATGCTATTCAGTTTTGCTTCGGTTAACTGTGGTTTTTCGGTTTTTAACTGAATTAACTGAGTTGTGTATGGTTAGCACTTTTGCTAACTTAAACCTAACAATAAAATCATAAAAACTGAAATTCGGTTGCGGTTAGGtttttttcggttcggttttcgatttcagttcggttatgtgcagtCGGACAGAGAGGCCGCCAACGGCCCGACTGCGATCCGGCGGATCCAATCGACGGCCCCCATGGCTGCCAGCGCAGAGTGGCTACATTATAGCTCCAAAATTTGggactagaatgtagactattctaGTCCCAAAATTTGTTCTAAAATATTCTACATTCtaacttttagtcaacaacaacactgaaaacgaggtggttttactctctttattggatgttgttattttcaatgtagcttggattggttgttcaaatatctaattattactaataaatgcactactaatttgtcttattttttctagaatgtagaNNNNNNNNNNNNNNNNNNNNNNNNNNNNNNNNNNNNNNNNNNNNNNNNNNNNNNNNNNNNNNNNNNNNNNNNNNNNNNNNNNNNNNNNNNNNNNNNNNNNATACAAGTTACTTGTAaagttgtaagagcatctccgccGGCGCCCTTCATAGGCGCTGGCAGGTGCGCTGGCACAGCATTATCGGGGCCGCTGGCACAGCTTCCTCCGTTTCGGGAACGGGCTCCCACACAGACGTCTCTCAAACCAGCGGCCCCAATATAATTTTTTGAATAAAAAATCAGAAATATGGATAGAAATTTGAATTTAGGTTTTTGAATATAAAGTCTAGGCCAACATCTGACCACCAAATCTCCGTCATACATGGTCCGGCTGCTAAAAAAGACAAGTTGGGCTTCAAGGCCAAATGATCACATGAACAACGTCATCggcggctcaacctcgacgaTGTCCTCCTCATTGGCGATCGCCTGCATCACCTCCATCGCCAGCACTGGCTCCACAGGCGCCGGCGGAGGCATGAACGTCGCCGGTGCCGATGCTGTCACGGACGCTGCAAGCACCTCCTTGTtgatgcgctcgcggtacatgGTCGCCATGTCTGCCATCAAGATCTTGGCCTCTTGAGTCATATTGGCCAATGAAAGATGCGTCGCTTCATTCATGGCATTCATGGTGGCTGCGTGAtcttccatcttcgccgcctccaccttctccctctccaactcaaTCTTCACATCTTGCTTATCCATTATTGCTTTTCACATGGAGAAGGAGACGTCTATGGCGGCCAATCCCGGCGCCACATTCCTCTCAGCCTTGGCCTCTTGTTTCCAATTGGGCggccggtggaggcggcggcggctttgACTGACCCATCTTCTCTAGCGCCGTCCTTGTTGAGATTAAAGCAGACGACGTATCACTTCTTGCAACTCTCAAGTTTCTTGAAGCAATGCATGAAGAGGGAATCTTTGCCCCCATTCTCACTCTTGTACATATCAAGGGCATCGAAGAACTAGCAAATGAACAATTACAAAGACATTAACAAGATAAACTATGACACATGATCAAATGGACATAGAACAAACGTACCCAATTCTTCATCTTTTTGCCGCTCTCTTTCCGGTTCTTGACCTTCTCGAAGTAGCCATGAAATTTGCTACACGCCGCCTTGATTATGTTCCACCGGtgagagagggcgccctcgttccggATCATGTGGATGGTGGCGTAATCACCATAATTATGCCTCTCATTGAATTGATCATGGAGGCGCTTGTAGTACTTACCGGAGGTTTGATTGGCGCCAGTTATGGGGTAGAAGCTCACTATGTTgggagtaaatgacaaaaaactaccacaattgtgccACATATGTCACGGAACTACCAAATGGGCTCGttttgtcacatgactaccacTATTGGGGCATGTCTGCGACGCGGAGCACTGATTTTCCAATTTGCGAGTACTAACCCAGTTTCTGGCAGCTGGGACCTACCGTCGAGTCCGACGTGGCACAAAACCGATGGACGCCACAATAGTTAGGGCGCTCGCAAAAGTTGGAGGGCCTTTTTGCAAAAATCCATTTGTCTCCTTCCCcgtcttcttccccgtcggatTGAAGCAGCTCGGCGGCTGCTCCGACGCTGTTCGCCGACGTTGCGCTCAAAGCCGTGCTCCGCCGCCTACTGCTAGCTATAAGAGCCCCTCCGCCACCGCGAGGAGCCCTAGCGCACCGCGTCTTCCTCTCCCTGGCTCTGTGCTCGCGCGCGCCGAAACCCTAGGTCTGGCCGCCGAAGCTCCATGCCTCTCTGAGCCTCCCGAGCCCAGATGAGCGTCGCCGAAGCTCCGCCTCGCCGCTATGTGTGTTCTCTCCGACGCGCGCAAGCCGTGAGGCCGGGAATCAACCGCCCCGACCCCTTCTTCTCCGCAGTGACCGAAGCTTTTCGTCGTCGATTCCGTCGATGCGCACCCCCTtcgagctcgccgtcgcctcaATCCGCTACAGGATGAGCAGACGGTCCTCCCGGACCCCTCCATCCCCTCGCTCTCGCcctgcagccgccgccgtcgacaaGGCCGCGCCCTCCAGGCCCTCCTCGACCGCAAGAGGGCcgaccgcgaggacgacgagCGCCAACGCCGGGAGCTTGAGGCCGAGGTCGGCGCCGTCCGCCAGGCCAAGCGCCAGCTCCAGGAGGAGATCCACGCCCTCAAGgcctccgccgccgtcgaggagAGGGAGGTTGCTCCGGACGCCGCGACCACGAAGTAGGACGGTGGGGTCGCGTGGCAGGGGGTGGCGACgggcgcggccgccggcgccgccgtcacGGCCGCCCTCGTGCTCGTCTACCTCCGTCACAAGAGGTAATCGTTCTCGACGATCTGGTGCGCGTggacggcgcaccggcggcctagCTCCGATTGTATGGGGCGTGCAGAGGAAGGAGACCCTCGTTTTAATGggatttctttttttttgtggGGAAATTGGATCCGCGTGTGACACCAAAATATATTACCAGGTTATATTTGCAAAATAACACTAGCGGTTAGGTTTTCAACTGCCACGTggtcctgacaggtgggcccgaataGTTAGAAAACTGTTTAAGAGGTCTAAATAATGAAATCAGTGCTCTGCGTCGCAGACATGCCCCAATAgtggtagtcatgtgacaaaaCGAGCCCATTTGGTAGTTCCGTGACATATGTggcacaattgtggtagttttttgtcatttactcctatgttggagatatgcccaagaggcaataataaattggttattatatatctttgtgtttatgataaatgtttatataccatgctataattgtattaaccgaaacattgatacatgtgtgttatgtaaacaataagaagtccctagtaagcctcttgtataactagcttgttgattaatagatgatcatcgtttcatgatcatgaacattggatgttattaataacaaggttatgtcattatgtgaatgatgtaatggacacacccaattaagcgtagcataagatcacgtcattaagttcatttgctacaagctttcgatacatagttacctagtcctttcgaccatgagatcatgtaaatcacttatgtcggaagggtactttgattacatcaaacgccactgcgtaaatgggtggttataaaggtgggattaggtatccggaaagtatgagttgaggcattgatacgcgtaaagcacacgtccgttgggaaccccaagtggaaggtatgatgcgtatagaagtaagtttccctcagtaagaaaccaaggtttatcgaaccagtaggagccaagaagcacgttgaaggtttatggcggcgaagtgtagtgcggcgcaacaccagggattccggcgccaacgtggaacctgcacaacacaatcaaagtactttgccccaacgtaacagtgaggttgtcaatctcaccggcttgctgaaaacaaaggattaaacgtattgtatggaagatgatgattgtttgcgaagaacagtaaagaataattgcagtagattgtatttcagatgtaaagaataggaccggggtccacagttcactagtggtgtctctcccataagataaacagatgttgggtgaacaaattacagttgggcaattgacaaataaagaaggcataacaatgcacatacatatatcatgatgagtactatgagatttaatcggggcattacgacaaagtacatagaccgctatccgagcatgcatctatgcctaaaaagtccactttcgagttatcatccgaaccccttccggtattaagttgcaagcaacagacaattgcattaagtatggtgcgtaatgtaatcaacacaaatatccttagacaaagcatcgatgttttatccctagtggcaacaagcacatccacaaccttagaacttttcgtcatcgtcccgcatttaatggaggcatgaacccactatcgagcataaatactccctcttggagtcacaagtatcaacttggccagagcctctactagcaacggagagcatgcaagaacataaataacatatatgatagattgataatcaacttgacatagtattcaatattcatcggatcccaacaaacacaacatgtagcattacaaatagatgatcttgatcatgataggcagctcacaagatctaacatgatagcacaatgaggagaagacgaccatctagctactgctatggacccatagtccaggggtggactactcacacatcgatccggaggcgatcatggcgatgaagagacctcctgaatcccccgagatgggattggcggcggctgcgtctctggaaggttttccgtatcgtggctctcggtacttggggtttcgcgacgaagactatatgtagccgGAAGGGTAGgtgagggggcgtca contains the following coding sequences:
- the LOC124698505 gene encoding putative cysteine-rich receptor-like protein kinase 20 — translated: MATPLDTSSSTLWGTLSQASSVAQLIGVDALGLVSMVVQAALAARRHRDACVRLAQHVELVGGLLGELELAELMRREATRRPLEQLGAVLRRCYALVSACQDCGYLRRLLLGARMADELRAAQHEIDMFIRLIPLIALVDNSTDNRRAKADERVVSVVTHSSNRHVRFSTRALEFTEARVQRGTELCNVGDQPFAVISDLQEQKVFDIEELVELCTSIEEACVGFSKFSFFQIVDATDNFSEKAIIGCGGFGTVYKGQLPDGVMVAIKRLDEHATIFDFKSELQLAKLQHTNLVRLLGWSIHGKERILVYTLIQNGSLDRYISDITKRPLLDWSKRLKIITGLAEGLVYLHKGSMFWIVHRDLKPHNILLDRNMNPKITDFGSATALSSYAAEEHTSRVVGTCGYKAPEYASRGVYSMKTDVFSFGVLVLVIISGRKNTILDKRGDTVGDLVRDAWHMWNEQRLHELVDRTLGNRYDMAEITRCGQVALLCTHEDPSDRPTMTDVAAMLNSESMSLPMEPKMPTALSKGSPGEDAVSTYMGQTSRTIDITITSSAPMSTRVQIILDPEV